The following are encoded in a window of Pyxidicoccus trucidator genomic DNA:
- a CDS encoding spermidine synthase, with protein MRWLARVASALARPRTVLHVGRSTESRFIVTQDGGGRRFLQFDWGGPYQSVVGPGFPLRLELPYTRAVVAGLAFVATPRRILVVGVGGGALPMFLRAVFPGAHIDAVDTDAGMLDVARRYFGFHEDAVLRSHVTDGRRFIETPGPPYDVIILDAYGPRGLPRTLSTREFLLATRARLAPGGAVVSNVVRTPNPLFPSMVRTYQACFEQLYAFDVAETSNRILVALAHREKLPRAALKSRAERLARSRGVPFSLRALLARRLDDGPGPPGSEQPLLTDPKR; from the coding sequence GTGCGGTGGCTGGCCCGGGTCGCCAGCGCGCTCGCCCGCCCTCGCACGGTGCTGCACGTGGGCCGGTCCACGGAGAGCCGGTTCATCGTGACCCAGGACGGTGGGGGCCGGCGCTTCCTCCAGTTCGACTGGGGTGGACCGTACCAGAGCGTCGTGGGCCCGGGGTTCCCGCTGCGGCTGGAGTTGCCCTACACGCGGGCGGTGGTCGCGGGGCTCGCCTTCGTGGCGACACCCCGCCGCATCCTCGTGGTGGGCGTGGGCGGCGGCGCCCTTCCCATGTTCCTCCGCGCGGTGTTTCCCGGCGCGCACATCGACGCCGTCGACACTGACGCGGGAATGCTGGACGTGGCCCGGCGCTACTTCGGTTTCCACGAGGATGCGGTACTTCGTTCCCACGTCACGGATGGGCGGCGTTTCATCGAGACGCCTGGCCCGCCGTATGACGTCATCATCCTGGATGCCTACGGACCTCGCGGCCTCCCCAGGACCCTGTCGACACGGGAGTTCCTGCTGGCCACCCGGGCCCGGCTGGCCCCGGGCGGCGCGGTGGTGAGCAACGTGGTCCGGACTCCGAATCCGTTGTTCCCCTCCATGGTCCGCACGTACCAGGCCTGCTTCGAGCAGCTCTACGCCTTCGACGTGGCGGAGACGTCCAACCGCATCCTCGTGGCGTTGGCCCACCGCGAGAAGCTCCCCCGCGCGGCGCTGAAGAGTCGCGCGGAGCGGCTGGCTCGCTCACGCGGTGTTCCCTTCAGCCTCCGTGCGCTGCTGGCTCGCAGGCTCGATGACGGGCCTGGACCTCCTGGGAGTGAACAGCCCCTCCTGACGGACCCGAAGCGCTGA
- a CDS encoding DEAD/DEAH box helicase has protein sequence MRTPVDHSLPPGAPGVAPPRGRVIVIAPTRAACETIELALGLRLDTWLERHHGHHVRALARAGKGFGIVAGTGTGKTLAIRPIAEELVGGEGPLEVGVVNREREATPETPGWNVVIVTTGIARRWFQHGDIQPHDTLIIDEIHQTSAELELCLALGKHVGCRFIWLSATVDPAFYVRYLNSAEAIEVSAFDPTKAARVQVERKVPLSFLDGAFLREVEKDQRGVGIFLPTRAAVEQVALHVRTHWPRINAAYYHGGQPIRVIRPFLEGTEPRPYLLAMTAAGQSALNVPGLDTVVIDDTRFANLISEGRNVLTRVHLGNNELLQMAGRVHGRVEGGRVFILSDRDIDFHALRPTLPEFQLAGDAERVALTAAALGVQADALDLPVPLDRTAHAQALQRLHARNIVDAQGRLTKYGRAVEALPVERDWAELIVHAEDALLPFLSVCSAIESLHRMTRDERDLEAVLVPGSDHLTAYNLYAEAYREAGSVGEVYGLSRHVFHAETLASWADRRGVLVKAVEDAALAMASVYRSVGLDLPERMPPADEDVHRRFADLLACHLPFDLVVDELTAEGEPVRVAKTSVCGSFGAVAGNIRYFADRSGTTQASIEGTQLPLDLLRKYARRGEPEVGYDATLHSLVLERSLAYAGFELDREVEVLDAWGPELAAHARQVLAEALAQGEAHHPAVQRNQPRIDEVREVWRRSGGSTPRLEAPELTVLYEARLDGVSSMAEFLARPLDLDLGGLVPPEVRARFMSLPNGVIVREQAVAVGYDVEADEAGTPYGVVWLHLPEKLARTLVEEELPPFDRPVRFRVSRGRRGLVRGDTLLDLQDQLDLPWTSDELEQAGEGGHGRMQGRAHRRSGRR, from the coding sequence GTGCGCACTCCCGTCGACCACTCCCTCCCTCCCGGCGCCCCGGGCGTCGCGCCTCCGCGGGGGCGGGTGATTGTCATCGCCCCCACGCGGGCCGCCTGTGAGACCATCGAGCTCGCCCTGGGGCTGCGCCTGGACACGTGGCTCGAACGGCACCACGGCCACCACGTGCGTGCGCTGGCGCGTGCCGGGAAGGGCTTCGGCATCGTGGCCGGCACCGGCACGGGGAAGACGCTCGCCATCCGGCCCATCGCCGAGGAGCTCGTCGGTGGGGAAGGGCCGCTCGAGGTCGGGGTGGTGAACCGCGAGCGCGAGGCCACGCCCGAGACGCCGGGCTGGAACGTCGTCATCGTCACGACGGGCATTGCACGGCGCTGGTTCCAGCATGGCGACATCCAGCCGCACGACACGCTCATCATCGACGAAATCCACCAGACGTCGGCGGAGCTGGAGCTGTGCCTCGCGCTCGGCAAGCACGTGGGCTGCCGCTTCATCTGGCTGTCGGCCACCGTGGACCCCGCCTTCTACGTGCGCTACCTGAACAGCGCTGAGGCCATCGAGGTCTCCGCCTTCGACCCGACGAAGGCGGCCCGCGTCCAGGTCGAGCGCAAGGTGCCGCTCTCGTTCCTCGACGGGGCGTTTCTCCGCGAGGTGGAGAAGGACCAGCGCGGGGTGGGCATCTTCCTCCCTACGCGTGCGGCCGTGGAGCAGGTGGCCCTGCACGTCCGCACCCACTGGCCGCGCATCAACGCGGCGTACTACCACGGCGGGCAGCCCATTCGCGTCATCCGCCCCTTCCTCGAAGGGACGGAGCCCCGACCCTACCTCCTCGCCATGACGGCAGCGGGGCAGAGCGCGCTCAACGTGCCAGGGCTCGACACCGTCGTCATCGATGACACGCGCTTCGCCAACCTCATCTCCGAGGGGCGCAACGTCCTCACGCGCGTCCACCTGGGTAACAACGAGCTTCTGCAGATGGCCGGGCGTGTCCATGGCCGCGTGGAGGGTGGGCGCGTCTTCATCCTCAGCGACCGCGACATCGACTTCCATGCGCTGCGCCCCACCCTTCCTGAATTCCAGCTCGCGGGGGACGCGGAGCGTGTCGCCCTCACCGCCGCCGCGCTGGGCGTCCAGGCAGATGCGCTGGACCTGCCCGTACCGCTGGACCGGACCGCCCATGCCCAGGCGCTCCAGCGACTGCACGCGCGCAACATCGTCGATGCCCAGGGCCGGCTCACGAAGTACGGCCGCGCCGTCGAGGCGCTCCCGGTGGAGCGTGACTGGGCGGAGCTCATCGTCCACGCGGAGGACGCGCTGCTGCCCTTCCTCTCCGTGTGCAGCGCCATCGAGTCCCTGCACCGGATGACGCGAGACGAGCGCGACCTGGAGGCGGTGCTGGTCCCCGGTAGTGACCACCTCACCGCGTACAACCTCTACGCCGAGGCGTACCGCGAGGCAGGCTCGGTCGGCGAGGTGTACGGGCTGTCACGCCACGTCTTCCACGCGGAGACGCTGGCGTCCTGGGCCGACCGGAGGGGCGTGCTGGTCAAGGCGGTGGAGGACGCGGCGCTGGCCATGGCGAGCGTCTACCGGAGCGTGGGCCTCGACCTTCCGGAGCGGATGCCCCCGGCGGATGAAGACGTCCACCGCCGCTTCGCCGACCTGCTCGCGTGCCATCTGCCCTTCGACCTCGTCGTCGACGAGCTGACGGCAGAGGGTGAGCCGGTCCGGGTCGCCAAGACGAGCGTGTGTGGAAGCTTCGGCGCGGTGGCGGGGAACATCCGCTACTTCGCCGACCGCTCCGGCACCACCCAAGCGTCCATCGAGGGAACCCAGCTTCCGCTCGACCTGCTGCGCAAGTACGCCCGGCGCGGTGAGCCGGAGGTCGGCTACGACGCCACGCTCCACTCCCTCGTGCTGGAGCGGAGCCTGGCGTACGCCGGCTTCGAGCTGGACCGCGAGGTCGAGGTGCTCGACGCGTGGGGCCCGGAGCTGGCAGCGCATGCGCGACAGGTTCTCGCGGAGGCCCTGGCGCAGGGCGAGGCCCACCATCCGGCCGTGCAGCGCAACCAGCCTCGCATCGACGAGGTGCGCGAGGTGTGGCGCCGCTCGGGTGGGAGCACGCCGAGGCTCGAAGCCCCGGAGCTCACCGTGCTCTACGAGGCGCGGCTCGATGGGGTGAGCTCGATGGCGGAGTTCCTTGCGCGCCCGCTGGACCTGGACCTCGGGGGACTGGTGCCACCCGAGGTGCGGGCACGGTTCATGTCGCTCCCGAACGGGGTGATTGTCCGCGAGCAGGCCGTGGCCGTGGGCTACGACGTGGAGGCGGACGAGGCGGGGACGCCCTACGGCGTGGTGTGGCTCCACCTGCCGGAGAAGCTCGCGCGCACGCTGGTGGAGGAGGAGCTGCCGCCGTTCGACAGGCCGGTGCGCTTCAGGGTGAGCCGGGGCCGGCGTGGGCTCGTCCGCGGCGACACGCTGCTGGACCTGCAGGACCAGCTCGACCTGCCGTGGACCTCTGATGAACTCGAACAGGCGGGGGAGGGGGGCCACGGGCGCATGCAGGGACGTGCGCACCGTCGGTCCGGGCGGCGTTGA
- a CDS encoding ATP-grasp domain-containing protein, with amino-acid sequence MSPSRNPRRAQAILFGRNPHQYDTFDVEAEAAEALGIDSYQVDLSALLSGNASQAVSAVPERGALELLYRGWMLTEEEYTALDEALSELGHRLTTTPEQYAAAMYLPNWYPRLAAYTARSVWTDGPDATEAWHAARALGPPPYIVKDHVKSAKERWAEACFVPAGATREDFERICANLLEERGDRFERGFVVRRFLPLKTYGQTPAGPAHLEFRLFFGRGRLLAAEPYHDFDVEVPDFTAFEELGRRLDARFFTMDVAMLEDGGWVVVEVNDGGVSGLPASLDPRELFSALLRAG; translated from the coding sequence ATGTCTCCTTCCCGAAACCCGCGTCGCGCCCAGGCCATCCTCTTCGGCCGCAACCCCCACCAGTACGACACGTTCGACGTGGAGGCCGAGGCCGCCGAGGCGCTCGGCATCGACTCGTACCAGGTCGACCTCTCGGCCCTGCTGTCGGGCAACGCCTCCCAGGCCGTGTCCGCCGTGCCGGAGCGCGGAGCACTGGAGCTGCTCTACCGGGGCTGGATGCTCACCGAGGAGGAGTACACCGCGCTGGACGAAGCCCTCTCGGAGCTCGGGCACCGGCTGACGACGACACCGGAGCAGTACGCCGCGGCGATGTACCTGCCCAACTGGTACCCGCGCCTCGCGGCCTACACCGCGCGCTCCGTCTGGACGGACGGGCCGGACGCAACGGAGGCCTGGCACGCCGCGCGGGCCCTGGGACCGCCCCCGTACATCGTGAAGGACCACGTGAAGTCGGCCAAGGAGCGCTGGGCGGAGGCGTGCTTCGTCCCCGCTGGCGCCACGCGCGAGGACTTCGAGCGCATCTGCGCCAACCTGCTGGAGGAGCGCGGAGACCGCTTCGAGCGCGGGTTCGTGGTGCGCCGGTTCCTGCCGCTGAAGACCTACGGCCAGACACCGGCCGGGCCCGCGCACCTGGAGTTCCGCCTGTTCTTCGGGCGCGGCAGGCTCCTCGCCGCGGAGCCGTACCATGACTTCGACGTGGAGGTGCCCGACTTCACCGCCTTCGAGGAGCTCGGCCGGCGGCTCGACGCCCGCTTCTTCACGATGGACGTGGCCATGCTCGAAGACGGTGGCTGGGTCGTGGTGGAGGTGAATGACGGCGGCGTGTCCGGCCTGCCTGCCAGCCTGGACCCGAGAGAGCTCTTCTCCGCGCTGCTGCGCGCCGGGTAG
- a CDS encoding pentapeptide repeat-containing protein → MTHVPTDPEQAAKLVRRLAQEAYFENETFAELELQGCDLSEKEFYRCTFQRTQLQESRWRNSVLEACVFISCDLTRAQLKATGLRGVRFEGSKLMGVDFTDVSANPEVAFEDCVLRYASFVGLSLRKTEFLRCTALEANFFDLDLTEADFSGTTLTGSNFRGCTLTKTNFSQVSGLFLDPARNRVKGTRVPVETAVSLAQSLGMQVTGFSDEGTERRGRKA, encoded by the coding sequence ATGACGCACGTACCCACGGATCCGGAACAGGCCGCGAAGCTCGTGCGGCGGCTCGCGCAAGAGGCGTACTTCGAGAACGAGACGTTCGCCGAGCTCGAACTCCAGGGCTGCGACCTCAGCGAGAAGGAGTTCTACCGGTGTACCTTCCAGCGGACCCAGCTCCAGGAGAGCCGCTGGCGGAACAGCGTGCTGGAGGCGTGCGTCTTCATCAGTTGTGACCTCACCCGTGCGCAGCTCAAGGCCACGGGACTCCGGGGCGTCCGTTTCGAGGGCTCGAAGCTGATGGGGGTCGACTTCACGGACGTCTCGGCCAACCCCGAGGTGGCGTTCGAGGATTGCGTCCTGCGCTACGCCTCCTTCGTCGGCCTCAGCTTGCGGAAGACGGAGTTCCTGCGCTGCACGGCCCTGGAAGCGAACTTCTTCGACCTGGACCTGACGGAAGCGGACTTCTCTGGGACGACCCTCACGGGCAGCAACTTCCGGGGCTGCACGCTCACCAAGACGAACTTCTCCCAGGTGTCGGGGCTCTTCCTCGACCCGGCGAGAAATCGCGTCAAGGGCACCCGGGTTCCCGTGGAGACGGCCGTGAGCCTGGCGCAGTCGTTGGGGATGCAGGTGACGGGCTTCAGTGACGAGGGGACCGAGCGCCGCGGCCGGAAGGCCTGA